The Bdellovibrio sp. NC01 genome includes the window GCAAGCGTTTTATCGTTGTGCAAAAAGTGGCTGAAAATTTCATTAAGAAAATGACCGAGGAAATGAAGAAGACGGAAATTGCGCCGTTGGCTTCTAAAAAATTCCAAGCGACTATCATTAGCCAAGTTGAAAAACTCAAAGGTTGGGGTGGTAAAGTCGTGCTGGGTGGTTCGGCGCCGCAAGGGGCGGGGGCTTTTTATCCACCGACGGCTGTGGTTTTTGAAAAGAACAATCCTGAGATTCACAAAGAAGAAGTTTTCGGTCCGGTTGCTTCCATTATCGTTGTGAAAGATGAAAAAGAAGCGGTGGAGGTTGCGAACTCTTCGCCTTATGGCTTAGGTGGTGGTTTGTTCACAAAAGATGTTTCTCGAGGAATTGCTCTAGCAGAAAAAGAACTTGATGCGGGCTTTGTTGTCGTGAATGATTTTGTGAAGTCAGATCCACGCATTCCGTTTGGGGGTGTGAAAGAATCTGGTTACGGTCGTGAACTCGGTCACTTTGGTATCATGGAATTCGTGAATATCAAAACTGTGGGCATCGCCGGTGAAAATCCCACTGCAGCCGCTGGGCAAGGTGAGTAAAATAACAGGAGAACTTCCGTGAGTTTGTCCCGCGCAAAGCAAGATTTAGATCACCAGGCTTGGAAACTCGTTCGTCAGCATTCGCTGCAAAACAAAAAAATCCTGGTGGCTTTGTCGGGTGGGGTGGACTCGACGGCTTTACTGCGAGTTCTTTCTAAAATTCATAAAAAAGATTTACTCGGTGCTTGTTATTTTCATCACGGTGAAGATGCAAATGCCGAGTATCGCAAGGAAGCTCAAGCATTCTGCGAAAAGCTTTGTAAGAAGTTAGAAATTCCATTTTTCGCTCTAAAAAGTTCAGAATTGGCGAAATCCGAAGCGCAATATCGCGAGCTTCGTTATGAGGCATTGAAGCGGTTGATGGCTGATGAAGGTTTCACCGTTTTGGCAACTGGTCATCATCGAGACGATCTTTTAGAGACACGGTTGTTGCGTCTTATTCGTGGAACTGGAGCGCAAGGTTTTCAGGCGATGCTTGCGTATAAAGATGGCATCTTCAGACCTTTCCTAGAAGTAACCAAGAAAGAGTTAAAAAAATATCTGCGTGAAGAGAAACTTCGTACCTTTGAGGACCCGTCTAACTCCTCCCTGGACCCGCTTCGTAACTGGCTGCGTGAAGAATGGCTAAAGGCTCTCGAGAAGCGTCAGAGGGGTGCTGTGGCATCCTTAGCGCGCTCGCTGGAGACAATTGCGCAGGAAGTCTCGTCACAGCCGTGGGGTGATCTCCTGAGTCAAAATGAGTCTTATAAGACACAGGGGCTTTCTCGCTCGTTTTACTTAACTTTGAGTCCTTTTGAGCAGCGAAGATTGCTCGCTCAGTATCTTTTTTCACTCGGAAAAAAAGATTTTTCGCAAGCCCAGCTTGAAGAAATTCAAAAGCGCCTGGACAAGTCGCAAAAAGTGATCACATTTAAAACTGCAGGCGCAGAATGGGAAATTAACGCAGAGCAAATCAAGGTCCAGTCCTGAATTGAGAGCTCTGTCTTCCTCGAGGTAAATTCGCAGAAGAATTATTTCATTCGCTCTGTCATGTATGTTACCCTTATTGGGTAATTAGACCTTCGAAGTGAAAGGAATCGCGATGCGCTCTACTCAAAAAACGCTAGCACTTTGGTTCTTCCTCATCATTATGGCTGTCTTCTTGTTTCAGGCCTATGAGAGCAAGCACCAAAAAGTGATTGGTGATTTTAACTACTCAAAATTTACGGAAGCTGTGAAAGCCAATGAAGTGGCAAGCGTCACGTTCCGCCAAGACACCTCTGAAGTTGTCGGTGAAATGAAACCGGATTTCGAAAAGAAATACAACGGTACACATTTCTCTATCATCGGTAACACGCAAGACGAAGGTTTCAAATTCCTTCAAGAACACGGTATCACGCCAAACTACGAGCGCGCTGATAACGGTGGTTTCTTCCAATCTCTTGTTGTGAATTGGTTGCCACTGATTCTGATCGTGGCGATGTTCTTGTTTATCATGCGCCAAATCCAAGTCGGCGGTGGTAAAGCAATGTCGTTCGGTAAATCACGTGCCCGTCTTCTGACGGAGCATAAAAACCGTGTCACTTTCAAAGAAGTGGCTGGTGTTGATGAAGCGAAAGACGATTTGCAAGAAATCGTATCGTTCCTGAAAGATCCTAAAAAATACACGAAACTAGGTGGTCGTATCCCTAAAGGTGTGTTGCTTGTGGGTTCGCCAGGTACAGGTAAAACTTTGCTTGCTCGCGCAGTTGCGGGTGAAGCAGGTGTGCCGTTCTTCACTATTTCTGGTTCTGACTTCGTTGAAATGTTCGTGGGTGTCGGTGCAAGCCGCGTTCGTGACTTGTTTGAACAAGGTAAGAAAAATGCTCCATGCTTGATCTTCATCGACGAGATCGATGCCGTAGGTCGCCATCGTGGTGCCGGCATGGGTGGTGGTCACGATGAACGTGAGCAAACTCTGAATCAATTGCTTGTTGAAATGGACGGCTTCGAATCTTCTGAAGGCGTTATCATGATCGCTGCAACAAATCGTCCTGACGTTTTGGATCCAGCACTTCTTCGTCCAGGTCGTTTCGACCGTCGCGTGGTTGTGAATAAACCGGATCTTAAAGGTCGTGAACAAATCTTGGGAGTTCACACTCGCAAGACGCCACTTGGACCTGACGTAGAGATCGCTAAGATCGCTCGCGGTACTCCAGGCTTCTCGGGTGCAGACCTTGAAAACTTGGTGAACGAAGCGGCTCTAGTAGCGGCTCGTACTGATAAAAAATATTTAGAGATGGAAGACTTTGAACGCGCTAAAGACAAAGTCATCATGGGTTCTGAAAGAAAATCTATGGTTATCTCTGAAGAAGATAAAAAAGTGACTGCGTACCATGAGGCGGGTCACACGCTTGTGAATAAAAAATTAAGCGGTTTGGATCCGATCCACAAAGTGACTATCATTCCTCGCGGAATGGCTTTGGGTGTGACTCAAACATTGCCTGAAAAAGAAAGCGTGTCGTTGTCGAAATCGACAGCAGAACACATGATCGCATTCTTATTCGGTGGTCGTGCAGCAGAAGAAGTGGTCTTTAAAGACATCACAACGGGCGCTGGTAACGATATCGAACGTGCCACTGATATCGCACGTCGCATGGTTTGCGAATGGGGTATGAGTAAGCTTGGACCTTTGGCGTTTGAAAAATCAGGCGGCGAAGTGTTCTTGGGCATGCAATACGGTCATCAAGGTCACAAGTCATACTCTGAAGCAAAAGCAGAAGAGATCGATGCGGAAGTTTCAAAAATTATCAACACAGGTTACGCACAAGCGGTGCAAATCCTGACTGATAATAAAACAGCGTTGGAGGCTTTGGCTCAAGCGCTTCTTGAATACGAAACGATCGATGGTCATGAAGTTGAAATGTTGATTAATGGTGCTGCGGTTTCAGAAATTGAAAAATACCGTAGCAACAGAAAAGAAACTTTCAATGCGATCGCTGCCGCTAAAGAGAAAAAAGACGGTAACGATCCAGTTGGTAACACAGGACCTGTGACGGTCTAAATTCTGACTGAGTTGATATAAAAATTAACATAAGCCCTGGTAATGATCTTATCAGGGCTTCGTAGCGAGTAAGGCACCTAAGATGTTGCAACAGTTTTTGGACAATTTGATCTTTATCGTTCAGCACTTGCGTCTGCAAGATGCGATCGACATGATCCTTGTCTGGATGGTTGTGTACCGCATTCTGGTTCTTATCAAGCGCACGGGCACAATCCAAATGCTGTCGGGCCTTGGTGTACTTGCGATTGGCTACATCCTTTCCATCTGGCTTGAACTTTTCACGTTCAATTGGATTCTAGAAAAATTCTTTTCAAACTTGTTCGTGATTGTGGTGGTCTTATTCCAGGCCGAGATTCGCCGTGCGCTTGCGCACATTGGTAGCAATCCGTTTTTCACGGATGCTTCGACGATTCAAGAAACACAAGTTATTGAAGAGATCGCAAAGGGTGTTATCGCCACAGCTCAAAAAGGCTTCGGTGCCTTGGTGGTGGTTGAGCGTGAAATTGTGATCGATTATCACATCGAGTTCGGAACTGAGATGGATTCAAAGGTCTCTGCCGAATTGTTGGCTTCGATTTTCCATCCGGAAAGTCCTATGCATGACGGCGCGGTTTTAATCCGTAACGGTAAAATCCACTCAGCAGGTTGCTTCCTGCCTTTAAGCAAAAATCCAGCTTTAGATAAAAACTTGGGAACTCGCCACAGAGCCGCGATTGGTTTAACAGAAGAAACAGACGCTTTGGTGTTTGTTGTTTCTGAGGAAAACAAGTCGATTGGTATTGTGCAAGGTGGTCACTTAAGCCCGAATGTGGAGCTAGGTGATATTCGTAAAGCTCTTTATGAAACCTTCGGCCTTAAGTACAAAGCCTTCTCTCAACAAGGAGATGTGTCGTGAAGCGCCGTTGGTCAGACGCCATCACCGAAAATTTCAGCTACAAAGTCGTCGCTTTGTTTATTTCACTGATTTTGTGGCTTACCATTCTGGGTCGCCGTGACTTTGTGTTGAGTAAAAACGTCGATATTGAATTGATTACAGCCCCCAATACGCAAGTTGTGGCGCAAACCACAGATCATGTAAAAGTGAAGGTTTCAGGCCCTCGTGCAGCTCTTAAGAAGTTTCTAGAAAGCTCGTTATCACAAACGATCAGTCTTGATATTTCACAAAGAGGCGAAGGCGTTGTTTATGTCGACATCCCTTTGAATAAAATAGATGTGCCTCTAGGAGT containing:
- the tilS gene encoding tRNA lysidine(34) synthetase TilS, encoding MSLSRAKQDLDHQAWKLVRQHSLQNKKILVALSGGVDSTALLRVLSKIHKKDLLGACYFHHGEDANAEYRKEAQAFCEKLCKKLEIPFFALKSSELAKSEAQYRELRYEALKRLMADEGFTVLATGHHRDDLLETRLLRLIRGTGAQGFQAMLAYKDGIFRPFLEVTKKELKKYLREEKLRTFEDPSNSSLDPLRNWLREEWLKALEKRQRGAVASLARSLETIAQEVSSQPWGDLLSQNESYKTQGLSRSFYLTLSPFEQRRLLAQYLFSLGKKDFSQAQLEEIQKRLDKSQKVITFKTAGAEWEINAEQIKVQS
- the ftsH gene encoding ATP-dependent zinc metalloprotease FtsH produces the protein MRSTQKTLALWFFLIIMAVFLFQAYESKHQKVIGDFNYSKFTEAVKANEVASVTFRQDTSEVVGEMKPDFEKKYNGTHFSIIGNTQDEGFKFLQEHGITPNYERADNGGFFQSLVVNWLPLILIVAMFLFIMRQIQVGGGKAMSFGKSRARLLTEHKNRVTFKEVAGVDEAKDDLQEIVSFLKDPKKYTKLGGRIPKGVLLVGSPGTGKTLLARAVAGEAGVPFFTISGSDFVEMFVGVGASRVRDLFEQGKKNAPCLIFIDEIDAVGRHRGAGMGGGHDEREQTLNQLLVEMDGFESSEGVIMIAATNRPDVLDPALLRPGRFDRRVVVNKPDLKGREQILGVHTRKTPLGPDVEIAKIARGTPGFSGADLENLVNEAALVAARTDKKYLEMEDFERAKDKVIMGSERKSMVISEEDKKVTAYHEAGHTLVNKKLSGLDPIHKVTIIPRGMALGVTQTLPEKESVSLSKSTAEHMIAFLFGGRAAEEVVFKDITTGAGNDIERATDIARRMVCEWGMSKLGPLAFEKSGGEVFLGMQYGHQGHKSYSEAKAEEIDAEVSKIINTGYAQAVQILTDNKTALEALAQALLEYETIDGHEVEMLINGAAVSEIEKYRSNRKETFNAIAAAKEKKDGNDPVGNTGPVTV
- the cdaA gene encoding diadenylate cyclase CdaA translates to MLQQFLDNLIFIVQHLRLQDAIDMILVWMVVYRILVLIKRTGTIQMLSGLGVLAIGYILSIWLELFTFNWILEKFFSNLFVIVVVLFQAEIRRALAHIGSNPFFTDASTIQETQVIEEIAKGVIATAQKGFGALVVVEREIVIDYHIEFGTEMDSKVSAELLASIFHPESPMHDGAVLIRNGKIHSAGCFLPLSKNPALDKNLGTRHRAAIGLTEETDALVFVVSEENKSIGIVQGGHLSPNVELGDIRKALYETFGLKYKAFSQQGDVS